One Mesorhizobium loti genomic window carries:
- a CDS encoding hydrolase protein — protein MSNTTANSVVLVHGGFVDGSGWEGVYHQLKKDGYDVTIVQNPTTSLADDVAVTKRAIAAAPGNVILVGHSYGGVVVSEAGTDPKVAAVVYIAAFAADAGESVSTLIANPPPGASVPPILPPVDGFLMLDKAKFAAAFAADVRPSLASFMADSQVPWGIAALEGKVTKPAWRVKPSWYLVATDDHMIPPPAQRQMATRAGATTVEVPGSHAVYVSDPAAVAKIIEQAAAGVK, from the coding sequence ATGTCGAACACCACAGCAAATTCCGTCGTCCTCGTTCATGGCGGCTTCGTCGATGGCTCCGGCTGGGAAGGCGTCTACCACCAGCTCAAGAAGGACGGCTACGACGTCACCATCGTCCAGAACCCGACCACCTCGCTCGCCGACGACGTCGCGGTGACCAAGCGCGCCATCGCTGCCGCTCCCGGCAATGTCATCCTGGTCGGCCACTCCTATGGCGGCGTCGTGGTGTCGGAAGCCGGCACCGATCCCAAGGTGGCTGCTGTCGTCTATATCGCGGCCTTCGCGGCGGATGCCGGCGAGTCGGTCTCGACCCTGATCGCCAACCCGCCTCCCGGCGCGTCCGTGCCGCCGATCCTGCCGCCCGTCGACGGCTTCCTGATGCTCGACAAGGCCAAGTTCGCCGCTGCCTTCGCCGCCGATGTGCGTCCCTCGCTCGCTTCCTTCATGGCGGACTCGCAGGTTCCGTGGGGTATCGCCGCGCTCGAAGGCAAGGTCACCAAGCCGGCCTGGAGGGTGAAGCCGAGCTGGTATCTCGTTGCCACCGACGACCACATGATCCCGCCGCCGGCACAGCGCCAGATGGCGACCCGGGCCGGCGCGACGACGGTCGAAGTGCCCGGCAGCCACGCGGTCTATGTCTCCGATCCGGCGGCTGTTGCCAAGATCATCGAACAGGCGGCTGCCGGCGTGAAATGA
- a CDS encoding adenylate cyclase, whose amino-acid sequence MPYLFEDFALDGDRRELRRGNELVPVEPQVFDLLQYLIGNRERVVSKDDLVDAVWQGRIVSDATLASRVNAARSALRDNGEQQRLVRTFPRRGFRFVGTVREEAGAETIALVEQAKPGLGIPARPSIAVLPFVNLSGDADQDYFADGMVEDIITGLSRIRWLFVIARNSSFTYKGRAVDVKQVGRELGVRYVLEGSVRKVGSRVRITGQLIDAEDGSHLWAERYDRELTDVFALQDEITISVVAAIEPNLRRAEIERVKRRRPDSLDAYDLFLRALPDVYTFMPQGAAKGLPLLDQALAIEPSYALVHGFAAWAHQTLFIRGGMRADHREMASRHAHAAIEHGSGDAMALALAGFTIGLVEHDRRLADEAFSQALALSASCAFVYTFGCVPVAYGGDAARAIDWCEQALRLSPLDAMNCVPQGMIGFGNFLAGRHEQAVVAGRRAVEMNPGFSILHGWLAAPLARLGRLDEAKAAGARMLALDPHFAIGRWSAAVGLAPEIVGEVTDAMRMAGLPE is encoded by the coding sequence TTGCCGTATCTTTTCGAGGATTTCGCCCTGGACGGCGACCGGCGCGAACTGCGCCGCGGCAATGAACTGGTCCCCGTCGAGCCACAGGTGTTCGACTTGCTTCAATATCTGATCGGCAATCGCGAGCGTGTGGTCAGCAAGGACGATCTGGTCGATGCGGTCTGGCAGGGACGCATCGTCTCGGATGCGACGCTGGCCAGCCGCGTCAACGCCGCGCGCAGCGCCCTGCGGGACAATGGCGAGCAGCAGCGCCTCGTCCGCACCTTCCCGCGCCGGGGCTTTCGCTTCGTCGGCACCGTGCGCGAGGAGGCCGGCGCCGAGACGATCGCGCTGGTCGAGCAGGCGAAGCCGGGGCTGGGCATTCCCGCCCGCCCTTCCATCGCCGTGCTGCCCTTCGTCAACCTGAGCGGTGATGCCGATCAGGACTATTTCGCCGACGGCATGGTCGAGGACATCATCACCGGCCTGTCGCGCATCCGCTGGCTGTTCGTGATCGCGCGGAATTCTTCGTTCACCTACAAAGGCCGCGCGGTCGATGTGAAGCAGGTCGGCCGCGAACTCGGCGTGCGCTATGTGCTGGAAGGCTCAGTGCGCAAGGTGGGCAGCCGTGTGCGCATCACCGGCCAGCTCATCGACGCCGAGGACGGCAGCCATCTGTGGGCCGAGCGCTACGACCGCGAGCTGACCGACGTGTTCGCGCTGCAGGACGAGATCACCATCAGCGTGGTCGCGGCCATCGAGCCCAATCTGCGCCGGGCCGAGATCGAACGCGTCAAGCGCCGCCGCCCCGACAGTCTCGACGCCTATGATCTTTTCCTGCGCGCGCTGCCCGACGTCTACACCTTCATGCCGCAAGGCGCCGCCAAAGGCCTGCCGCTGCTCGACCAGGCGCTGGCCATCGAGCCGAGTTATGCGCTCGTCCACGGCTTTGCCGCCTGGGCGCATCAAACCCTTTTCATCCGCGGGGGCATGCGGGCGGACCACCGCGAGATGGCGTCCCGCCATGCCCATGCCGCCATCGAGCACGGTTCGGGCGACGCCATGGCGCTGGCGCTGGCCGGCTTCACCATCGGCCTGGTCGAGCATGACCGCAGGCTGGCCGACGAGGCGTTTTCGCAAGCGTTGGCGCTCAGTGCCTCTTGCGCCTTCGTCTATACGTTCGGCTGCGTGCCGGTGGCCTATGGCGGCGACGCGGCCCGCGCCATAGACTGGTGCGAGCAGGCGTTGCGACTGAGCCCGCTGGACGCCATGAACTGCGTGCCGCAAGGCATGATCGGCTTCGGCAATTTCCTCGCCGGCCGGCATGAGCAGGCTGTCGTGGCAGGCCGGCGGGCGGTGGAGATGAACCCCGGCTTCAGCATCCTGCACGGATGGCTGGCCGCACCGCTTGCCAGGCTCGGCCGGCTCGACGAGGCCAAGGCGGCGGGAGCGCGGATGTTGGCGCTCGATCCACATTTTGCGATTGGCCGCTGGTCAGCGGCGGTGGGGCTGGCGCCTGAGATTGTTGGCGAGGTGACCGACGCGATGCGAATGGCGGGATTGCCGGAGTGA
- a CDS encoding membrane protein codes for MAIGLQQHGKSMVFWIASVAGLAIAYLFGSVPTGYLAGKLLTGIDIREHGSRSTGATNVLRALGKGPALVVLLVDVLKGVAAIVFIRWLYALPFLTPPAGLDLQSFVPWAVCLAGLAVLLGHGRSVWLNFTGGKSAATGLGVLLALSWPIGLGAAAVFCAVLALSRIVSLSSMLAALTAIVLVLGMEQPLPYRLLVIAGGLYVIARHRANIRRLLAGTEPRLGQGSPDKKTEPQI; via the coding sequence GTGGCGATTGGCCTGCAGCAACACGGTAAATCCATGGTTTTCTGGATAGCGAGCGTGGCTGGACTGGCGATCGCTTATCTCTTCGGGTCCGTGCCCACCGGCTATCTGGCGGGGAAACTGCTCACGGGCATCGATATCCGCGAGCATGGCTCCAGATCAACCGGCGCAACCAACGTGTTGCGAGCGCTGGGAAAAGGGCCTGCCTTGGTGGTGCTGCTGGTCGATGTGTTGAAAGGCGTGGCGGCGATCGTGTTTATCCGATGGCTCTATGCGTTGCCGTTCCTGACGCCGCCGGCAGGGCTTGACCTGCAAAGCTTCGTACCCTGGGCGGTGTGTCTGGCCGGACTTGCCGTGCTGTTGGGGCATGGCCGTTCGGTCTGGTTGAATTTCACCGGCGGCAAATCCGCCGCGACGGGGTTGGGCGTGCTCTTGGCGCTGTCCTGGCCGATCGGTCTGGGCGCGGCAGCGGTTTTCTGCGCCGTGCTGGCACTTTCCAGGATTGTTTCCCTGAGCTCGATGCTGGCGGCGTTGACGGCGATCGTTCTCGTCCTTGGCATGGAGCAACCGCTGCCCTACCGGCTGCTGGTGATTGCCGGTGGGCTCTATGTGATCGCGCGCCACCGCGCCAACATCCGGCGGCTGCTGGCCGGGACGGAGCCGCGCCTGGGGCAAGGTAGCCCGGACAAGAAAACGGAACCGCAGATCTAG
- a CDS encoding diguanylate cyclase: MAITGFSLGRVRRAIFSSANLPAAIAFVVLLVCSVVADQQNRRVSDQLARADVLAKVNIIRAKLEGNINGNLQLVQGLVSAIDTEPYMGQQRFASLAGNLFEQKSQLRNIAGAPDLVISLMYPMEGNEKAIGLDYRKNEAQRTAALRARDQRVLVFAGPVDLAQGGRGFIGRIPVFVPTAGGGDRFWGIVSAVVDVDRLYAASGLTDPDLDIDVALTGKDALGGGGDRFFGGDQVVAGNPVSADVQLPSGSWQISAIPKGGWPAAPKNEWTLRSLMLLAGALVVVPIMVAGRLFGERQKNYAELRRLSGRLELALEASGIGVWEHDLTTNEMVWDDRVNEIYGKSADGKPRGYDDWAQAIHPDDLARARQDFDLAAAKKGPYSSQYRLLRPDGTVRHVRTRATYFQDIGGTPKLIGAEWDVSSDVLLNENLIRERQLTESKNAELNLAKAHIEYAALHDSLTGLPNRRYLDELLAENGEPDRRTALLHLDLDRFKQINDTLGHAAGDAMLVHASKVIQANAGRDDFVARIGGDEFVVVSRGLDDDQLSALAGRIIEEMRQPVDYRGHPCRFGVSIGIAANSGVDVKQLLVNADLALYRAKSRGRNRHEFFNEELQSEIVRTKQIADEILGGLERHEFVAHYQPQFDARTLEIVGVEALSRWRHPRRGILAPDAYLKVAEELNVVALIDRIVLKHALENFERWSRSHLNIPRVSVNVSARRLEDKDLIEGLRKLAIKAGTVSFELVESIFLDENDDLVTWNIDHIKELGIDIEIDDFGTGHASIVSLLKLQPRRLKIDRQLITPITGSMAQRQLVASIIEIGKSLGIEVVAEGVETMEHARILKELGCDILQGYLFGRPMEAKAFKAFAQSRKWLAAG; encoded by the coding sequence TTGGCCATTACTGGATTCAGCCTCGGCCGCGTGAGACGGGCCATCTTTTCTTCCGCCAACTTGCCGGCGGCGATCGCTTTTGTCGTGCTTCTGGTCTGCTCCGTCGTTGCCGACCAGCAGAACCGAAGGGTCTCTGATCAACTGGCGCGCGCCGACGTGCTGGCCAAGGTCAACATCATCCGCGCCAAGCTCGAAGGCAACATAAACGGCAATCTCCAGCTTGTTCAGGGGTTGGTCTCGGCCATCGATACGGAACCCTATATGGGCCAGCAGAGATTTGCCTCGCTTGCCGGAAATCTGTTCGAGCAGAAATCGCAATTGCGCAACATTGCCGGCGCGCCCGACCTCGTCATCTCGCTGATGTACCCGATGGAAGGCAACGAGAAAGCCATCGGGCTCGATTACCGCAAGAACGAAGCGCAGCGCACGGCAGCGCTCCGGGCGCGCGACCAGCGGGTGCTGGTGTTTGCCGGCCCGGTCGACCTTGCCCAGGGTGGGCGCGGCTTCATCGGCCGCATTCCGGTGTTCGTGCCGACGGCGGGCGGCGGCGACCGCTTCTGGGGCATCGTCTCCGCGGTGGTCGATGTCGACCGGCTCTACGCGGCAAGCGGCCTGACCGACCCGGATCTCGACATCGATGTCGCACTCACCGGCAAGGATGCGCTGGGCGGCGGCGGCGACCGCTTTTTCGGCGGCGACCAGGTCGTCGCCGGAAATCCCGTATCGGCCGACGTGCAGCTACCATCAGGCTCCTGGCAGATTTCGGCCATTCCCAAGGGCGGCTGGCCGGCGGCTCCGAAGAACGAGTGGACCTTGCGGTCGCTCATGTTGCTCGCCGGAGCGCTGGTGGTGGTGCCGATCATGGTGGCCGGTCGGCTATTCGGCGAAAGGCAGAAAAACTACGCCGAGCTGAGACGCCTGTCCGGACGCCTGGAGCTGGCGCTTGAAGCCTCCGGTATCGGCGTTTGGGAACACGACCTCACCACCAACGAAATGGTGTGGGATGACCGCGTCAACGAGATCTACGGCAAGTCAGCCGACGGCAAGCCGCGCGGCTATGATGACTGGGCGCAGGCGATCCATCCTGACGATCTTGCAAGGGCGAGACAGGACTTCGATCTCGCCGCGGCCAAAAAAGGCCCCTACTCCTCACAATACCGGCTCCTGCGCCCCGACGGCACCGTCCGCCATGTGCGCACGCGCGCGACCTACTTCCAGGACATCGGCGGAACGCCCAAGCTGATCGGCGCCGAATGGGACGTGAGCAGCGACGTGCTGCTCAACGAAAACCTCATTCGCGAGCGCCAGTTGACGGAATCAAAGAATGCCGAACTCAATCTCGCCAAGGCACATATCGAGTATGCGGCGCTGCACGATTCGCTGACCGGCCTTCCCAACCGCCGCTATCTCGATGAACTGCTGGCCGAAAACGGCGAACCGGACCGGCGCACGGCACTGCTGCACCTGGACCTCGACCGCTTCAAGCAGATCAACGACACGCTCGGCCACGCCGCGGGCGATGCTATGCTGGTGCATGCCTCCAAGGTTATCCAGGCCAATGCGGGCCGTGACGATTTCGTTGCGCGCATCGGCGGCGACGAGTTCGTCGTGGTGAGCCGTGGACTTGACGACGACCAGCTCTCGGCGCTTGCCGGCCGCATCATCGAGGAGATGCGCCAGCCGGTCGATTATCGCGGCCATCCATGCCGTTTCGGGGTCAGCATTGGCATTGCCGCCAACAGCGGCGTCGACGTGAAGCAGTTGCTGGTCAACGCCGATCTCGCGCTTTACCGGGCGAAGAGCCGTGGCCGCAACCGCCACGAATTCTTCAACGAGGAATTGCAGAGCGAGATCGTGCGGACCAAGCAGATCGCCGACGAGATTCTCGGCGGACTGGAGCGGCACGAATTCGTCGCCCACTATCAGCCGCAGTTCGACGCAAGGACGCTTGAGATCGTCGGCGTCGAGGCGTTGTCGCGCTGGAGGCATCCGCGAAGGGGCATCCTGGCCCCCGACGCCTACCTCAAAGTGGCCGAAGAACTCAACGTCGTGGCGCTGATCGACCGCATCGTCCTCAAACACGCGCTGGAGAATTTCGAGCGCTGGTCGCGCAGTCATCTCAACATCCCGCGCGTGTCGGTCAATGTCTCTGCCAGGCGCCTGGAGGATAAGGACTTGATCGAGGGCCTGCGCAAGCTGGCCATCAAGGCGGGAACCGTGTCGTTCGAGTTGGTGGAGTCCATCTTCCTCGATGAAAACGACGATCTGGTCACTTGGAATATCGACCACATCAAGGAGCTCGGCATAGACATCGAGATCGACGATTTCGGCACCGGCCACGCCTCGATCGTCTCGCTGCTCAAGCTGCAGCCGCGTCGCCTCAAGATCGACCGCCAACTGATCACACCCATTACCGGCTCAATGGCGCAACGGCAGCTGGTGGCGTCGATCATCGAAATCGGCAAATCGCTCGGCATCGAAGTGGTCGCCGAGGGCGTCGAGACGATGGAGCACGCGCGTATCCTCAAGGAACTTGGCTGCGATATCTTGCAGGGCTACCTTTTTGGCCGCCCGATGGAGGCCAAGGCGTTCAAGGCATTCGCCCAGTCGCGCAAATGGCTGGCTGCGGGGTAA
- a CDS encoding oxygenase yields MHNPIPYDVVIAGAGPVGLFLACELRLAGLCVLVLERAEDPRSPLKRLPFGMRGLNVPTIEAFHRRGLLDDIAPPAKDGPGGAKLAAAHWMQQPRRPGGHFAGIQFYLDAIDSSQWPYRLPGPASPGMAVEMERLEIALAVRASAMGVEIRRGLGVDGFAQSDEGVTVRAGGETFHASWLVGCDGGRSTVRKLGGFAFTGTDAEFTGYSVEVEIADPDTLSPGRHYTPTGMYTYSRPGTIAMVEFDGAGFHRTEPITSEHVQAVLRRVSGTDITVTALSLATTWTDRAYQATAYRRGRVLLAGDAAHIHSPLGGQGLNLGLGDAMNLGWKLAATIRGDAPAGLLDSYFEERHPVGAQILDWSRAQVALMRPSRSSRALEAIIRDLIDRRDGATYFAQRVWGVSLRYDLGGNHPLVGRSAPDFELAGGTRLGEHLRTGQGLLLDFNAHPALQSLASRWSGRISYVAEDARERLGLGALLVRPDGVVAWAANAEPDLEEAALATSRWFGEPE; encoded by the coding sequence ATGCACAACCCGATCCCCTATGATGTCGTCATTGCCGGTGCCGGTCCTGTCGGCCTGTTTCTCGCCTGTGAGCTGCGCCTGGCAGGCCTCTGCGTGCTGGTTCTGGAAAGGGCCGAAGATCCGCGCTCGCCGTTGAAGCGGCTGCCCTTCGGCATGCGCGGCCTTAACGTCCCCACCATCGAGGCCTTCCACCGTCGCGGCCTGCTGGACGACATTGCGCCGCCCGCGAAGGATGGCCCGGGTGGCGCCAAATTGGCCGCCGCGCACTGGATGCAGCAGCCGCGCCGCCCGGGCGGCCATTTCGCCGGCATCCAGTTCTACCTCGATGCCATCGACAGCTCGCAATGGCCCTATCGCCTGCCCGGCCCGGCGAGCCCCGGCATGGCGGTCGAGATGGAGCGTCTGGAAATCGCGCTTGCCGTCCGCGCAAGCGCGATGGGTGTCGAGATCAGGCGCGGCCTTGGCGTCGACGGCTTCGCCCAGTCGGACGAAGGCGTGACCGTCCGCGCCGGTGGCGAGACTTTTCACGCAAGCTGGCTCGTCGGCTGCGATGGCGGCCGCAGCACGGTCCGCAAGCTTGGCGGCTTTGCCTTCACCGGCACGGATGCCGAATTCACCGGCTATTCCGTTGAAGTCGAAATCGCCGATCCGGACACACTGAGCCCCGGCCGCCACTACACGCCGACGGGCATGTACACCTACTCCCGCCCAGGCACGATCGCGATGGTCGAGTTCGACGGGGCCGGTTTCCACCGGACGGAGCCGATCACATCAGAACATGTGCAGGCGGTGTTGCGCCGCGTGTCCGGCACCGACATCACCGTGACGGCGCTCAGCCTCGCCACGACCTGGACCGATCGCGCCTACCAGGCGACCGCTTACCGCCGCGGGCGGGTGCTGCTTGCCGGTGATGCCGCGCACATCCATTCGCCGCTGGGCGGCCAGGGGCTCAATCTCGGGCTCGGCGATGCGATGAACCTTGGCTGGAAGCTTGCCGCCACCATCCGCGGCGACGCGCCGGCCGGCCTGCTCGACAGCTATTTCGAGGAACGGCATCCGGTCGGCGCGCAGATTCTCGACTGGTCGCGCGCCCAGGTCGCGCTGATGCGGCCGAGCCGCAGTTCACGCGCGCTCGAAGCCATCATCCGCGATCTCATCGACAGGCGCGACGGCGCGACCTATTTCGCCCAGCGCGTCTGGGGCGTTTCGCTGCGCTACGATCTCGGCGGCAACCACCCACTGGTCGGCCGTAGCGCGCCCGACTTCGAACTGGCCGGCGGGACGAGGCTCGGCGAACACTTGAGGACCGGGCAAGGCCTGCTGCTGGACTTCAACGCCCACCCTGCCCTCCAGTCGCTTGCAAGCCGCTGGAGCGGGCGGATCAGCTATGTCGCCGAGGATGCCAGGGAGCGTCTCGGCCTGGGCGCCCTGCTCGTGCGTCCCGATGGGGTCGTCGCCTGGGCCGCTAACGCTGAGCCTGACCTTGAGGAAGCTGCTCTGGCGACGTCGCGGTGGTTTGGCGAACCCGAATAG
- a CDS encoding glutathione S-transferase I → MIPTITAFERSPDGGKGLARDTRVRWALEEVGQPYDVRLVSFAGMKAPGHLAIHPFGQIPTYEDGSLCLFETGSIVFHLAEQHAGLLPRERDARARAITWMFAALNTVEPPVLDLTTARIFEADRSWAQQRLPLVKDRVRAVLDKLSAYLGAADWLDGAFSAGDLLMVSVLLRLRMSGILDEYQNLATYVAHGEARPAYARAFAAQFAINAPSAS, encoded by the coding sequence ATGATCCCCACCATCACCGCCTTTGAACGCTCGCCCGACGGCGGCAAGGGACTGGCGCGCGATACGCGCGTTCGCTGGGCACTCGAAGAAGTCGGCCAGCCCTATGACGTTCGTCTCGTTTCCTTCGCCGGGATGAAGGCGCCTGGCCATCTGGCCATCCATCCCTTCGGCCAGATCCCCACCTATGAGGACGGCTCTCTGTGCCTGTTCGAGACCGGCTCGATCGTCTTTCATCTTGCCGAGCAGCATGCGGGCCTGCTGCCCAGGGAACGCGATGCCCGCGCGCGTGCCATCACCTGGATGTTTGCCGCGCTCAACACCGTCGAGCCGCCGGTCCTCGACTTGACGACGGCCAGGATATTCGAAGCCGACAGATCCTGGGCTCAGCAGCGCCTGCCGCTGGTGAAAGACCGTGTTCGGGCAGTGCTGGACAAGCTCTCGGCCTATCTGGGCGCCGCCGACTGGCTCGATGGCGCGTTCAGCGCGGGCGACCTGCTGATGGTATCGGTGCTGCTGCGACTGCGCATGTCAGGCATTCTGGACGAATATCAGAATCTGGCTACCTATGTGGCGCACGGGGAAGCGCGGCCCGCTTATGCCAGGGCTTTCGCCGCGCAATTTGCGATCAACGCGCCATCAGCCAGCTGA
- a CDS encoding translation elongation factor EF-G has product MEKPVAPWPLLQFAIEAKSRADEGKLRIALSRLADEDPWFHVKWDEESGQTIIAAMGEVELEGIIDRVRREFNVDVNVGAPQVAYRETITRSHQQDYTHKKQFGGAGQFAHVKIAFEANAYNPDLVFASRIAGGAIPGDYVAGVEKGLRSALSQGPFAGFPMIGVKATLVDGAWHETDSSALAFEVAGRACFREAAPHLGVQLLEPIMKVEVVTPADYAGSITGELKSRRGQIRDQETRDGAVVIHATMPLATMFKLEETLWSRSNGQARLSACYARYEPVPGPDSRDPPPAAAAFA; this is encoded by the coding sequence ATGGAAAAACCTGTCGCGCCATGGCCTTTGCTGCAATTCGCGATCGAGGCGAAGTCTAGAGCCGATGAGGGGAAACTGCGTATCGCCCTGTCGAGACTGGCGGACGAGGACCCCTGGTTTCACGTCAAGTGGGACGAGGAATCCGGGCAGACGATCATTGCCGCCATGGGCGAAGTTGAACTCGAGGGCATCATCGACCGCGTGCGCCGCGAGTTCAACGTCGATGTCAATGTCGGCGCTCCGCAGGTGGCCTATCGCGAGACGATCACCCGCAGCCATCAACAGGACTACACCCACAAGAAGCAGTTCGGCGGCGCGGGCCAGTTCGCCCATGTCAAGATTGCCTTCGAGGCGAACGCCTACAATCCAGACTTGGTGTTCGCGTCCAGGATCGCCGGCGGTGCGATTCCGGGCGACTATGTGGCGGGGGTCGAAAAGGGGCTGCGCAGTGCCCTGTCGCAGGGGCCGTTCGCGGGCTTTCCGATGATCGGCGTCAAGGCGACGCTGGTGGACGGCGCCTGGCACGAGACCGACTCCTCGGCCCTGGCTTTCGAGGTTGCGGGCCGCGCCTGTTTTCGCGAGGCCGCGCCGCATCTCGGCGTGCAACTGCTCGAGCCGATCATGAAGGTCGAGGTGGTGACGCCGGCAGACTATGCCGGCAGCATCACCGGCGAACTGAAGAGCCGCCGTGGCCAGATCCGGGACCAGGAAACCCGGGATGGTGCCGTCGTCATCCACGCCACGATGCCGCTCGCAACCATGTTCAAACTGGAGGAGACACTCTGGTCGCGTTCGAACGGGCAGGCGCGCCTGAGCGCCTGCTACGCCCGATACGAGCCCGTTCCGGGGCCCGACAGCCGCGATCCGCCGCCAGCAGCGGCCGCGTTCGCGTGA
- a CDS encoding ABC transporter ATP-binding protein, which yields MIRLESISKQNGRQLVFIEASASLQKGEKVGLVGPNGAGKTTLFRMITSQEQPDEGQVQVDRGVTIGYFSQDVGDMAGHSAVAEVMNGAGPVSDVAAEMAELEAAMADPDQADRMDEIIEKYGEAQHRFEELDGYALDGRAREVLDGLGFSQEMMDGDVGKLSGGWKMRVALARILLMRPDVMLLDEPSNHLDLESLIWLEQFLKGYDGALLMTSHDREFMNRIVNKIVEIDAGSLTAYSGNYEFYQQQRAIADKQQQAQFERQQAMLAKEIAFIERFKARASHAAQVQSRVKKLDKIDRVEPPKRRQIVNFEFQPAPRCGEDVVTLKNVHKAYGSRSIYEGLDFQVRRRERWCIMGVNGAGKSTLLKLVAGASDPDTGTVARGPSVKMGYFAQHAMELLEGERTVFQTLEDNFPQAGQAPLRALAGCFGFSGDEIEKKCRVLSGGEKARLVMALMLFDPPNLLVLDEPTNHLDIATKQMLIEALSQYEGTMLFVSHDRHFLAALSNRVLELTPEGIHTYGGGYTEYVERTGQEAPGLRS from the coding sequence ATGATCAGACTTGAAAGCATCAGCAAGCAGAACGGCCGTCAGCTTGTCTTCATCGAGGCGTCGGCTTCCCTGCAGAAGGGCGAGAAGGTCGGCCTTGTCGGACCCAACGGCGCCGGCAAGACGACCTTGTTTCGCATGATCACCAGCCAGGAGCAGCCCGACGAGGGCCAGGTGCAGGTCGATCGCGGCGTCACCATCGGCTATTTCAGCCAGGATGTCGGCGACATGGCGGGCCACAGTGCTGTCGCCGAGGTGATGAACGGCGCCGGGCCGGTGAGCGACGTGGCGGCCGAGATGGCGGAGCTGGAGGCGGCGATGGCCGATCCCGACCAGGCCGACCGGATGGACGAGATCATCGAGAAATATGGCGAGGCGCAGCATCGTTTCGAGGAGCTCGACGGTTATGCGCTCGACGGCCGCGCCCGCGAGGTGCTTGATGGCCTCGGTTTCTCGCAGGAAATGATGGACGGCGATGTCGGAAAACTCTCCGGCGGCTGGAAGATGCGTGTGGCGCTGGCCCGCATCCTGTTGATGCGGCCCGATGTCATGCTGCTCGACGAACCGTCGAACCATCTGGATCTCGAAAGCCTGATCTGGCTGGAGCAGTTCCTGAAGGGCTATGACGGCGCGCTGCTGATGACCTCGCACGACCGCGAGTTCATGAACCGCATCGTCAACAAGATCGTCGAGATCGATGCCGGCTCGCTCACCGCCTATTCCGGCAATTACGAATTCTACCAGCAGCAGCGGGCGATCGCCGACAAGCAGCAGCAGGCGCAGTTCGAACGCCAGCAGGCGATGCTGGCCAAGGAGATCGCTTTCATCGAGCGGTTCAAGGCGCGTGCTTCGCATGCCGCACAGGTGCAGAGCCGGGTGAAAAAGCTCGACAAGATCGATCGCGTCGAGCCGCCCAAGCGCCGCCAGATCGTGAATTTCGAGTTCCAGCCGGCGCCGCGCTGCGGCGAGGATGTCGTGACCTTGAAGAACGTCCACAAGGCCTATGGCAGCCGCAGCATCTATGAGGGGCTGGACTTCCAGGTCCGCCGCCGCGAGCGCTGGTGCATCATGGGCGTCAACGGCGCCGGCAAGTCGACGCTGTTGAAGCTGGTGGCCGGTGCGTCCGACCCCGACACCGGCACGGTGGCGCGCGGGCCGAGTGTGAAAATGGGCTATTTCGCCCAGCACGCCATGGAACTGCTCGAAGGCGAGCGCACCGTGTTCCAGACGCTCGAAGACAATTTCCCGCAGGCCGGCCAGGCGCCGCTCAGGGCACTCGCCGGCTGCTTCGGCTTTTCCGGCGACGAGATCGAGAAGAAATGCCGCGTGCTGTCAGGCGGCGAGAAGGCGCGGCTGGTGATGGCGCTGATGCTGTTCGATCCGCCCAATTTGCTGGTGCTGGACGAGCCGACCAACCACCTCGACATCGCCACGAAGCAGATGCTGATCGAGGCGCTGTCGCAATATGAAGGCACCATGCTGTTCGTCTCGCACGATCGGCACTTTTTGGCAGCACTTTCGAACCGCGTGCTGGAACTGACGCCCGAAGGCATCCACACCTATGGCGGCGGCTATACGGAATATGTCGAGCGCACGGGGCAGGAAGCGCCGGGCTTGCGGAGCTGA